Part of the Streptomyces sp. NBC_01264 genome, TCAAGCGGGACGAGCGGGGGCACAAGGTGCCGAGGTTCCGGATCCTGCTCGTCGGCCCGACAGGGAACCTCACGCTCGACCGTACGACGGTCAGCGGCGGCTACGCCACGGACTGCCCCGCCTTCCCCGACCCGCCGGGCCTGGCCTGCGGTGGCGGCATCTCCAACACCGGACGGATGAGCGTGACCCGCAGCAGGATCACCGGGAACACGTCCCGGTCCGACGTGTTCGCCCAGGGCGGCGGCATCGACAACCCCGGCACCGGCAGCGTGAGCGGGACCGAGGTCAGCGCAAACCACGTCATCTACAGCGGCAGCGATCTCGGCAGCGGAGCCGCGGGCGGCGCCATCGCCAACGACGGTCCGCTCACGGTCACCGACTCCCGGCTGACCGGGAACACGGCGACCGTCACCGAGAACACCCAGAGCTTCGCGTTCGGGGCCGGCATCATCAGCTTCGCCGAAACGACCGTTCGTGACACGGTCATCAGCAAGAACCGTGCCTTCGCCCGGGGCGGGTTCGCGCGCGCCGCCGTCTCCAACGGCATCCCGGAGCCGGGCAGGATGACCATCACCGGCGGCGGCATCACGGCCAACACCTCGGACAGCCCGCACGGCGTCGCCCAGGGCGGCGGCATCGCCAACAACGCCCTGATGACCGTCAGCGGCGTGAAGATCAGCGGGAATCGGGCCGTCGCCGAGAACGGCACCGCGCGCGGCGGCGGCGTCCGCGTGGGCCCCTTCGGGACCCTCGCCCTGAGCGACAGCCAGATCACCGGCAACACCGCCGACGCACCGGGCGGCACGGCTCAGGGCGGCGGCCTCGACAACCCGGACGGCGGCCGCCTGACGGCCAAGCGCAACAAGGTCCTGCGCAACACGGCCGTCGCCAAGGGCGGCACCGCGCAGGGCGGCGGCCTCTACCACGCCGGGGGAACCGAGGAGCTGGGCAGCACGACGCTGGAGGAGAACACCCTCACGCGCAACCGGGCGGGTGACGGCGGCGGCATCTTCACGGCGTCCGGCGTCCTCACCCTGAACGGTGACGACGTCCGCGCCAACCGCCCGAACAACTGCAGGCCGGCCGGCGCGGTCCCCGGCTGCACCGACTGAGAGCGCTCCCCGGGCTGGGCCGTCCCCTCCGGTTCCCCCTCGCGCCCACCGGGCGGAGGGGGAACCGGCGCGTCCGGCGACGGCGACAGCTTGCGCGCCCCCGCCGCCGGAGCGGCCGTTCCTTCTCCCGCTACGAGCCTCAGGCGCCCAGGTGACGGACGAGGAAGGCCACGCTGTCGGCGACGATGCGGCCGATGTCGGGAGAGCCGAGGAAGATGTGGTCGGCGCCTTCCACAGGGGTCAGGAGGACCTCGCCCCCGGCCTTGGCGAGGGCCGTGGCGAGTTCCTCGCTCTGGCTGTACGGGACCAGGCCGTCAAGGGTCCCGTGGACCAGGAGGAACGGCGGCGGGTCGGAGCCCTCGACGGCGTACGTGACCGGGCTGGCGGCCCGCGCCAGCTCCGGGCTCTCGGCGACGGACGCGCCGAGCAGGGCTTCGTAGGGGTCGGGGAACTCGGCTCCGCCGGGCAGCGGCGGGAACGCCGGCATGGGGTGCTCGGCGAGGGTCACCAGGTCGGAGACCCCGTACCAGTCGACGACGGCCCGTACCGCGGTGTCACCGGCGCCCACTCCCTGCGTGCCCTCCAGGGCCACGGCGTCCGGGGTGTCCGCGCCGACGACCCCGGCGAGGGCCGCGAGGTGGCCACCGGCGGACTCGCCCCAGACAGCGATCCGGTCCGGGTCGATGCCCAGGGTGGTGGCGAACTGCCGGACGTAGCGGATCGCGGCCTTCACGTCGTGCAGCTGGGCCGGGAACGGGGCCTCCAGGCTGTGCCGGTAGTCGATCGAGACGAGGGCCAGCCCCGCCGCCAGCACCGATCCGTGCAGCAGCTCGACGGGCACGGTCGGCGGCGGGTAGCGCCGGTCGCCGTCCAGCCAGCCACCGCCGTGGATCCACACCACCGCCGGGAAGGGGCCGTCACCCGCGGGTACGTGGACGTCGAGCAGGCGGGGACGGTAGCCGGGCGAGGTCGCGTAGGTGACCCCGTCGAAGTGGCGGACCCCGTCCACGTCCACGACGGCCGCGACGGGTGTCTGGAACGGCGGCGGCGGCCAGGTCATGTCCACCGTGTCGATCGCGGCGGGGGGCGATTGCGTCATTTCGGCCCTTCCAATCTGCTCGGCCCAGGGGGCCGACGGGTCGAGGTGCGGGTCAGTCGAGGTGCGGGGCAGCGGATCCGGCCCCGGCGCAGCGATAGCGGTACGGACAAGGCTTCGTGACGTATGTCCGAAATGCTTGCGCGAGCCGGGGAGGAGGCCTAGCGTGTTACACGTGTAATCTCGACTCTAGCGACGCGTTTCCGCAGACCACAAGAGCAAGGGCAGTCCCAGTTCCCCGGCAGTTACACGAGCCACCGCGCGAATGTCGTCGCCTTCCCCTCCGGGAGCACGTCATGCCCACCTCCACACCCCCCGCCATCCAGCCCGCCATCCGGCCCGGCGCCGTTCCGGACGCAGCCGCCGCGGACGCTGCCGCGACCGCGTCCGCGGCCGCCCCCCGGGCCCGCGGCTTCGGCCGCTGGGCCGCGGAGCCCATCGCGGAGACCGTTCCCCTGATCCGCTCCCGCGTGCGCTCGGTGCTCGACGGCTGGGAGATCTGCGCCGACATCGCGGACGTCCTGCTGCTGGCCGCGAGCGAGCTGGTCGGGAACGTCGTCCTGCACGCCGCCGGCGCGGGCCGCCTGCGCGTCGAGGTCTCCCTGCGAAGCGGCTGGCTCCAGCTGGAGGTCACCGACGGATCCCCCTCGCTGCCCCGGCTGCCGCAGCCGCGCGGTGAGGTGGACCAGGACTCCGAGGACGGGCGCGGCCTGCTGATCGTGCACCTGATGGCCGCCGAGGCCGGTGGCCGACTCAGCGTCCAGGCAGACGAGTTCGGGAAGTCCGTACGCGTGCGCGTGCCGGCGGCCTGACGCCCACGACCCGGCGCGCACCGGAACCACCGGAGCCCCCGGAGCGAGGTGAGCCGAGGGCCGGGAAGGGCCGAGGGGGACGATTGGCTCACATAACTATGGCTAGGAATTGTCGGTCGCCAAATTATCGAGATACTTGCCCCATCTCCCCCGCTGCTCCCTGAACGAGGTGCCGCCCCATGGAGCTCTCCCCCTCGGCACACGCCGATACCTTCTGCCGCGACCGGCTTCCGCCGTTCGATCTCTGGCCCGAACTCCACTTCGATCTCCCGGAGTTGGACTACCCGGACCGGCTCAACTGCGCCCGCAGCCTCCTCGACGACGCCGTCGAGCGCTGGGGCCCCGACCGCCCCTGTCTGCTGACCGCCGAAGAGCGCTGGACCTACGGCGAACTGCAGCAGCGCGCCAACCAAGTCGCCCAGGTACTCACCGAGGACCTCGGCCTCGTCCCCGGCAACCGGGTCCTGCTGCGCGGCCCGAACAACCCCTGGCTCGTCGCCGCCTGGTTTGGCGTGCTCAAGGCCGGTTGCGTGGCCGTCACCACGGTGCCGCTGCTCCGCGCCGCCGAGCTCGCCGCGCTGTGCGGGATCAGCCGCCCCGCCGTCGCCCTGTGCGACCACCGCTACCTCGAGGAGATCGAAGCGGCGGCCGGCCTCACACCCGACACCGAACCGGGCGCCGCCGAGTACACCGCTCCGCGGGTGCTCGCGTACGGAGGCCCCGGCGAGGACGACCTCGCCGTCCGCTGCTCGTCCAAGGCCGGCGTCTTCACCGCCGTGGACACCGCCGCGGACGACGTGGCCCTGATCGCCTTCACCTCCGGCACCACCGGGCGCCCCAAGGCGACCCTGCACTTCCACCGGGACGTGCTCGCCAACGCCGACACCTTCTCCCGGCACGTCCTGCGACCGCGGTCCGACGACGTGTTCACGGGCACTCCGCCGCTCGCCTTCACCTTCGGGCTCGGCGGGCTGGTGGTCTTCCCCCTGCGGGTCGGGGCCGCCACCCTGCTCGTCGAGAGCGCGACGCCCCGGGAGTTGGCCGACCTGGTCGCCGCACACGGTGTGACCGTCCTGTTCACGGCGCCCACCGCCTACCGCGCGATCCTGGCCGCTGGTGCGGCGGGCCTGCTCGCCGGGCTGCGCCGCTGCGTCTCGGCGGGCGAACCCCTGCCCGCCGCCGTGTGGGAGGAGTTCCACACCGCAACCGGGCTGCGCATCATCGACGGCATCGGCGCCACCGAGATGCTCCACGTGTTCATCTCCGCGGCCGACGAGGACATCCGGCCCGGCTCCACGGGCCGGCCCGTCCCGGGCTACCGGGCCGCCGTGGTGGACACGAACGGGGTCCCCGTTCCCGACGGGCAGCCCGGCCTCCTGGCCGTCACCGGTCCCACCGGCTGCCGCTACCTGGACGACCCGCGCCAGTCCACGTACGTCCGGGGCGGCTGGAACATCACGGGCGACACCTACGTCCGCGACGCCGAGGGCTACTTCTGGTACGTGGCCCGCAGCGACGACATGATCGTCTCCTCGGGCTACAACATCGCGGGTCCCGAGGTCGAGAAAGCGCTCTCCGACCACCCGTACGTGACGGACTGCGGTGTGGTCGGGGTCCCCGACGAGCGCCGCGGCATGCTCGTCAAGGCGTACGTGGTGCTGCGCGCGGGCGTTCCGGCCGCCCCGAAGACCGTCCGGGAGCTCCAGGAACACGTCAAGGCGGCGATCGCCCCGTTCAAGTACCCGCGTGCGGTGGAGTTCGTCACCGAGCTCCCCCGGACGGAGACCGGCAAGCTGCGGCGCGGCGAACTCCGCACCCGGGGAGCGGAACCGGCCGGAGCCGCCCCCGTCGCCGCGGCCCCGGAGGACGGCGGCTGCGCCGCCGGGTGTCCCGAGGCGCTGGTGCCCGACCTGCCCAGCGTCGTGGTCGAGCGCCGGGTCGAGTGGACCGACACCGACGCCGCGGGCCACTACCACCACTCCACGGTGATCCGCTCGGTCGAGGCGGCCGAGGCCGTGCTGCTGCGCCGCCTGGGCCTGTCGCACCTCTTCGGCAGCACGCCGCGCGTCCACTTCGAGGCCGACTACCGGGCCCGGCTGTGGTTCGGCGAGGCCGTACGGACCGAACTGCGGGCCAAGGTGGGCGCGAGCTCCCTGCACTACGCCTTCACCGTCCGCGGCGAAGCCGGCCCGGCGGGACCGGAAGGCACGGAGGCCGCCTCCGGCCGCATGGTCATCGCCCACTCGGCCGCCCGCGCGACCGGGACCACCCCCTGGCCCGCCGAGGTCCGCGAGGTCCTCACGAAGGCCGGCCGGCAGGCCCCCGAACTGATCGAGAACAACCGAGGAGGCGCCCCGTGCGCATAGCAGTCATCGGAGGCGGGCCGGGCGGCCTGTACTTCGCCGCCCTGGCCAAGCAGATCTCCCCGCACTGGGAGGTGACCGTCTGGGAGCGCAACGCTCCCGACGACACCTTCGGCTTCGGGGTGGTCTTCTCCGACGAGACCCTCGACGGCATCGCCCAGGCCGATCCCCTCGCGCACTCCGCGATGTCGGCGGAGTTCGCCCGCTGGAGCGACATCGACGTCCGCCACCGCGGCCGGACCCTCACCTCCGGCGGGCACGGTTTCGCCGCGCTGGGCCGGCGCCGGCTGCTGCAGATCCTCCAGGACCGCTGCGCCGCCCTGGGGGTGGACGTCCGCTACCGCACGCAGTCCCCGGCGCCGGAGCGACTGGCCGCCGACTACGACCTGGTGGTCGCCTGCGACGGCGTGCGCTCGGCCACCAGGGCCGCCTACGCCGACACCTTCGGCGCCGATCTCGACGAGCGCGCGGGCCGCTACATGTGGCTCGGCACCGACAAGGTCTTCGAGGCCTTCACCTTCATCGTCGAGGAGCGGGAGTTCGGCACCCTCCAGGTGCACGCGTACCCGTACGACGACACCCGCTCCACCTTCATCGTCGAGATGGACGAGGAGACCTGGCAGCGCGGCGGGTTCGCCGGGCCGGCCGGATCCACCGGCGCGGACCTCGCTCCCGGGGCCAGCGACGAGGAGGGGATCCGCCGCTGCGAGGAGATCCTCGCCGAGCACCTGGACGGCCACCGGCTCATCCCCAACAACTCCAAGTGGCTGCGCTTCACCACCGTGCGCAACCGCACCTGGCGCCACGGCAACACCGTGCTGCTCGGGGACGCCGCGCACACGGCCCACTTCTCCATCGGCTCCGGCACCAAGCTCGCCATGGAGGACGCCCTCGCGCTGGCCGCCTGCCTGCACGAGCACCCCGACGTGGAGAGCGCTCTCGCCGCGTACGAGGACGAGCGCAGGCCGGTCGTGGAGTCCACGCAGCGGGCGGCGCAGGCCAGCCTGGAGTGGTTCGAGAACATCGACCGGTACACCGGCCAGGACCCGCACCAGTTCGCCTTCAACCTGCTGACCCGCAGCCGCAGGGTCACCTACGACAACCTGCGGGTGCGCGACGAGGAGTTCACCACCGCCGTCAACGCCACGGCGCCCGTCCCGCCCATGTTCCGGCCCTTCCGGCTCGGCGGCCTGCGCCTGCGCAACCGGATCGTCGTACCTCCCATGGCCCTGTCCACGGCCGTCGACGGAGTCCCGGGCGACTTCGACCTCGTCCACCTGGGCACCCAGTCCCTGGGCGGCGCGGCCCTGGTCCTCGCCGGGATGACGGCGGTCAGCGCCGACGGCCGGACCGATGCGCGCTGCCCCGGCCTGTGGACCGACGAGCAGGAGGCCGCCTGGCGGCGGATCACCGCCTTCGCGCACGGCCAGTCCGACACCTGCCTCGGCATCCAGCTCACCCACGCGGGCCGGCGGGCCGCCCGAGGGCCGCTGCTGGCGGCCTCCCCGCTGCCGTGGGACGAGGACGGCGAGGTCCCCCGCGAGGCGGCCCGCGCCGATATGGACCTGGTCGTACGGGACTTCGTGCGCGCGGCCGAGCGCGCCGACCGGGCCGGTTTCGACGTGCTGGAACTCCAGTACGGGCACGGCCATTTGATGTCCGGGTTCCTCTCCCCACTGACCAACCGGCGCACCGACGAGTACGGCGGCCCGGTCGGGAACCGGCTGCGCTTCCCGCTCGAAGTGCTGGACGCAGTACGGGCGGTGTGGCCGGCCGGGAAGGCTCTCCTGGTCCGGGTCTCCGCCGCCGACTGGGCCGAGGGCGGCCTCGACGAGGCGGACGCCGTGCACATCGCGCGCGCCCTGGCCGCGGCCGGCGCCGACGCCATCGACGTCTCGACCGGCGAGGTCGTCCCGTACGAGCGCCCGGCCTTCGGCCGCAGTTACCAGACCCCGTACGCCGACCTGATCCGCAACACCACCGGGGTGGCGGCCATCGCCGTCGGTGCGATCTCCACCTACGACGACGTGAACTCGGTGATCCTGGCGGGCCGCGCCGACCTGTGCGCGGTGGGCCGTGCCCAACTCCACGATCCCCTGTGGACCCTGCACGCGGCCGCGGCCCAGGGGTACCGCGGACCGGCCGCGCCCTGGGCCCGGTCCTGGCGGGCCGGCAGCGCCCGGCCGCCGGCCGCGCGCACCGACCGGGTGCCGCCGCGCCTCGAACTGCTGCGGCGGCCCGCCGCACCGGTGCACCAGCGATGGCTGCCGCGCGTCGCCGCGCCGGCCCTCTGAACGGAACGGCCGAGACCTCATGGACACCCGTGACACCCGTCCCCCGAACGACCTGCCCCGTTTCACCGCGGCCGCCGTACAGGCCGCTCCGGTCTACCTCGATCCCGCCGCCACCGTCGACAAGGCCGTCGCCCTGATCGCGGAGGCCGCCGGGAGGGGCGCCGAACTCGTCGTCTTCCCGGAGGCGTTCGTCCCCGGATACCCGTACTGGAACTGGACGATGAACCCGGTCCAGGGTTCGCCCTGGTTCGAGCGCCTGCAGCGCGCCTCCATCGACGTCCCCGGCCCGCACGTCGACACCCTGCGCGCGGCGGCCCGCCAGTACGGGGTCGTCCTGGTCATCGGCGTCAACGAACGCGCCCCGCATAGCCTGGGCGTGCTCTACAACACGCTGCTGACCATCGGCCCCGACGGCGAACTGCTCGGCGTGCACCGCAAACTGGTGCCCACCTGGGCGGAGAGGCTCACCTGGACCGGCGGCGACGGCAGTTCGCTGCGCGTCCACCAGACCCCCGTCGGCCCGGTCGGCGCCCTCGCGTGCGGGGAGAACACCAACACCCTGGCCCGTTTCGCGCTCCTGGCCCAGGGCGAACTGGTGCACGCGGCCTGCTACATCGCCCTGCCCGTGGCGCCCGCCGACTACGACATGGCCGAGGCCATCGCCGTCCGCACCGCGGCCCACAGCTTCGAGGGCAAGGTGTTCTCCGTCGTCGCCTGCTCCACCGTGTCCCCCGAGATCATCGACGCGGTCGCCGGTGAGGACGAGGCGGTCCGGGCCCTGTTCGCCCGGCCGCGCAGCGCCCTGTCGGGCATCTTCGGCCCCGACGGCCGCCCGGTCACGGAGCCGCTCGTCGACGTCGAGGGCATCGTCTACGCCGAGATCGACCTGAACCGGTGCATCCAGCCCAAGCAGATGCACGACATCACCGGGCACTACAACCGCTTCGACGTCTTCCGCCTCGAAGTGGACAACCGGCCGCGGCAGCCGGTCACCTTCACCGTCCCGCACACCGCCCTGCCGCCCACCGCCACCCCCGAGGAGGACGCATGACCACCGAACAGGACGACACCGCGCTCGGCCGCGCCCGGGTGTCCGACACCCCCGAGCTCACCGCCTACTACGGCGAGCTCGAAGCCCTGGAGGCGGGTGCGCTGTGGACGGTGGCCAACGACATCGAGCCCTGGTATCCGCAGCCCAAGTCCGCTCCCGTGCTGTGGCGTTACGAGGAGCTGCGGCCCCTCGTCCACAAGGCGCTCGGCCTGGTCCGGGCCGACGACGCGGGCCGACGCGTCGTGATGCTGGTCAACCCCGGCCGCAGGGACGTCAGCGCCGCCGCCGGACTGCTCTACACCGGCCTGCAGATCATGGGTCCCGGCGAGGCCATGACCGCCCACCGCCACCAGGCCGCGGCGCTGCGCTTCGTGCACGAGGGCACCGGGGCGTGGACGATCGTGGACGGCCAGAAGCTGAAGGTGGGCCCGCGCGACTTCGCCATCACCCCGAACGGCACCTGGCACGAGCACGGCAACGACGCCACCGACGCGCCGGTGATCTGGCAGGACGGCCTCGACATCCCGCTGGTCAACGCCCTGGACGCCGGGTTCTACGAGGTCCACCCCGAGCTGTACCAGCGGCCCGGGAAGGTGGTCAACTCCTCGGTCCTGACCTACGCCGCGAACCTGCTCCCGTACGGCTCCGAGAAGTGGACCCGGCCGTACTCCCCGCTGCTGGCCTACCCCTGGGAGCAGACCTACGAGGCCCTGCGCGCTCTGGCCTCGGCCACCGACGGCTCCCCGTACGACGGCGTCATCGCGGAGTACACCAACCCGGTGACCGGCGGCTCGGTGATGCCCACCATGAGCGCCCACATGCAGCTGCTGCGCCCGGACCAGGCCACCCTGGCCCACCGCCACACCGGGTCGGTGATCTACACGGCGGCCAAGGGCCGCGGGGTGTCGGTGGTCGCCGGGCAGCGCTTCGAGTGGAAGCAGGGCGACGTGTTCTGCGTCCCGTCGTGGGCCTGGCACGAGCACCGCAACCTCGACCCGTCCGAGGACGCCTGCCTGTTCTCCTTCAACGATTTCCCCGTGATGCGCTCCCTCGGCTTCCACCGCGAAGAGGCACACCCGGACAACGGCGGTCACCAGCGCGCCTCTTGAGCCGCGTCGCCGCACCGGACCGCCGGCCCGGACACCGGTCCCGGTGCGGCGGCGCACCCCGCGCTGCCGTCCTTCCTCCCCACCCCTCCCCCTCTCCTCTTCCCTCTCCCCTAGGAGCCACCGATGCGTCTGGTGACCTACACGACCGCGCCGATGACCGGAACCGCCGACCGTCTGGGCGCCCAGGCCGACGGCCTGGTGTACGATCTCGCGGCCCTCGCCCGGCACGCGGGCGTCGACCTGCCCGCCGACCTGCTCTCCTTCGTCCGGGCCGGCGCTCCCGCCCGCGAGGCGGCCGCCCGCCTGCTGGCCGGCGACCCCGCGGACCGGCCCGCGGGGGCCGTCCACCGGCTGGAGGACGTGACCCTGCGCGCCCCGCTGCGCCCCGGCAAGATCATCGGGGTCGGGCTGAACTACGTGGAGCACGTGGAGGAGTCCAGCCGGAGCCTGGACACCGACAAGGACCTGCCCCCGCGTCCGGTGCTGTTCAGCAAGCCCGCCACCGCCGTCACCGGCCCCGGGGCGCCGATCCTGCACAACGCCGACCTCACGGCGCAGCTCGACTGGGAGTGCGAGCTCGCCGTGGTCATCGGAACGACCGCCTTCCGGGTGACCGAGGAGGAGGCGTACGGCCACATCTTCGGCTACAGCGTCGTCAACGACATCAGCGCCCGCGACCAGCGCCGTTCGGGGCAATGGTTCTTCTCCAAGGGGCAGGACTCCTACGCCCCGTTCGGCCCGGCCGTGGTCACCGCGGACGAGGTCCCGGACCCGATGGACCTCGACCTCGAACTGCGGGTGAACGGGGTCACCAAGCAGAAGTCCAACACCCGCCACATGCTGTTCCCCATCGCACGGCTCATCGCCGACATCAGCTCGGGCGTGACCCTGGAGCCCGGTGACGTCATCGCGACCGGCTCGCCCTCCGGCGTGGGGGCCGGCATGGTCCCGCCCGAGTTCCTCGTGCCCGGCGACACCGTCGAGGCCACCGTCGAGGTCGTCGGAACGCTCTCCAACCCCGTCGTCGACGCCCGCTGAACCCCGCCCGGACAACTTCCCCAACACCCCGCCCGACCATCGAGGAGCACCCGTGCCGCCCCGTACCTACCGCATCGGCCAGATCGTCCCGAGTTCCAACGTCACCATGGAGACCGAGGTCCCCGCGATCCTGCGCGCCCGCATGGAGATCGCTCCCGACGAACGCTTCACCTTCCACTCAAGCCGCATGCGCATGACGCACGTGACGCCGGAGCAGCTCAAGGCCATGGAC contains:
- a CDS encoding alpha/beta hydrolase, whose product is MTQSPPAAIDTVDMTWPPPPFQTPVAAVVDVDGVRHFDGVTYATSPGYRPRLLDVHVPAGDGPFPAVVWIHGGGWLDGDRRYPPPTVPVELLHGSVLAAGLALVSIDYRHSLEAPFPAQLHDVKAAIRYVRQFATTLGIDPDRIAVWGESAGGHLAALAGVVGADTPDAVALEGTQGVGAGDTAVRAVVDWYGVSDLVTLAEHPMPAFPPLPGGAEFPDPYEALLGASVAESPELARAASPVTYAVEGSDPPPFLLVHGTLDGLVPYSQSEELATALAKAGGEVLLTPVEGADHIFLGSPDIGRIVADSVAFLVRHLGA
- a CDS encoding ATP-binding protein; protein product: MPTSTPPAIQPAIRPGAVPDAAAADAAATASAAAPRARGFGRWAAEPIAETVPLIRSRVRSVLDGWEICADIADVLLLAASELVGNVVLHAAGAGRLRVEVSLRSGWLQLEVTDGSPSLPRLPQPRGEVDQDSEDGRGLLIVHLMAAEAGGRLSVQADEFGKSVRVRVPAA
- a CDS encoding FAD-dependent monooxygenase codes for the protein MRIAVIGGGPGGLYFAALAKQISPHWEVTVWERNAPDDTFGFGVVFSDETLDGIAQADPLAHSAMSAEFARWSDIDVRHRGRTLTSGGHGFAALGRRRLLQILQDRCAALGVDVRYRTQSPAPERLAADYDLVVACDGVRSATRAAYADTFGADLDERAGRYMWLGTDKVFEAFTFIVEEREFGTLQVHAYPYDDTRSTFIVEMDEETWQRGGFAGPAGSTGADLAPGASDEEGIRRCEEILAEHLDGHRLIPNNSKWLRFTTVRNRTWRHGNTVLLGDAAHTAHFSIGSGTKLAMEDALALAACLHEHPDVESALAAYEDERRPVVESTQRAAQASLEWFENIDRYTGQDPHQFAFNLLTRSRRVTYDNLRVRDEEFTTAVNATAPVPPMFRPFRLGGLRLRNRIVVPPMALSTAVDGVPGDFDLVHLGTQSLGGAALVLAGMTAVSADGRTDARCPGLWTDEQEAAWRRITAFAHGQSDTCLGIQLTHAGRRAARGPLLAASPLPWDEDGEVPREAARADMDLVVRDFVRAAERADRAGFDVLELQYGHGHLMSGFLSPLTNRRTDEYGGPVGNRLRFPLEVLDAVRAVWPAGKALLVRVSAADWAEGGLDEADAVHIARALAAAGADAIDVSTGEVVPYERPAFGRSYQTPYADLIRNTTGVAAIAVGAISTYDDVNSVILAGRADLCAVGRAQLHDPLWTLHAAAAQGYRGPAAPWARSWRAGSARPPAARTDRVPPRLELLRRPAAPVHQRWLPRVAAPAL
- a CDS encoding carbon-nitrogen hydrolase family protein; its protein translation is MDTRDTRPPNDLPRFTAAAVQAAPVYLDPAATVDKAVALIAEAAGRGAELVVFPEAFVPGYPYWNWTMNPVQGSPWFERLQRASIDVPGPHVDTLRAAARQYGVVLVIGVNERAPHSLGVLYNTLLTIGPDGELLGVHRKLVPTWAERLTWTGGDGSSLRVHQTPVGPVGALACGENTNTLARFALLAQGELVHAACYIALPVAPADYDMAEAIAVRTAAHSFEGKVFSVVACSTVSPEIIDAVAGEDEAVRALFARPRSALSGIFGPDGRPVTEPLVDVEGIVYAEIDLNRCIQPKQMHDITGHYNRFDVFRLEVDNRPRQPVTFTVPHTALPPTATPEEDA
- a CDS encoding cupin domain-containing protein, translated to MTTEQDDTALGRARVSDTPELTAYYGELEALEAGALWTVANDIEPWYPQPKSAPVLWRYEELRPLVHKALGLVRADDAGRRVVMLVNPGRRDVSAAAGLLYTGLQIMGPGEAMTAHRHQAAALRFVHEGTGAWTIVDGQKLKVGPRDFAITPNGTWHEHGNDATDAPVIWQDGLDIPLVNALDAGFYEVHPELYQRPGKVVNSSVLTYAANLLPYGSEKWTRPYSPLLAYPWEQTYEALRALASATDGSPYDGVIAEYTNPVTGGSVMPTMSAHMQLLRPDQATLAHRHTGSVIYTAAKGRGVSVVAGQRFEWKQGDVFCVPSWAWHEHRNLDPSEDACLFSFNDFPVMRSLGFHREEAHPDNGGHQRAS
- a CDS encoding fumarylacetoacetate hydrolase family protein, with the translated sequence MRLVTYTTAPMTGTADRLGAQADGLVYDLAALARHAGVDLPADLLSFVRAGAPAREAAARLLAGDPADRPAGAVHRLEDVTLRAPLRPGKIIGVGLNYVEHVEESSRSLDTDKDLPPRPVLFSKPATAVTGPGAPILHNADLTAQLDWECELAVVIGTTAFRVTEEEAYGHIFGYSVVNDISARDQRRSGQWFFSKGQDSYAPFGPAVVTADEVPDPMDLDLELRVNGVTKQKSNTRHMLFPIARLIADISSGVTLEPGDVIATGSPSGVGAGMVPPEFLVPGDTVEATVEVVGTLSNPVVDAR